Proteins from one Candidatus Omnitrophota bacterium genomic window:
- a CDS encoding DUF262 domain-containing protein, protein MKNFDSRTYNIEDFREWHERGQLVLNPKFQRRRVWTQNAKSFFIDTILRGKPIPKLFIRQNIDPKTQKSIREVVDGQQRLGTILDYLKDGFSVSRVHNKVCGGLVFSQLPLNMQTEILKYEISADLLINLPDSEVLEIFARLNTYTAVLRPQEKLNAKYFGNFKQLTYELGFKFVNFYTENQILTFAQVSRMEEAQLTSELLIAILEGIQSRKVIENYYKKYDNKVPNKDLIMSRFSQTVDLIGAIYKNSLANSNFARVQMYYSLFLALYDIFYKIPKSKYRKLKYEDSKLPKIKSVLDEIDALWGLEQIPPEANKFFEATRRGTTDIKARTIRHNYIMDKLVARV, encoded by the coding sequence CCGAAATTTCAAAGACGACGTGTTTGGACGCAAAATGCAAAATCATTTTTTATTGATACTATTCTAAGAGGAAAACCGATTCCAAAGTTATTTATAAGACAGAATATTGACCCCAAAACTCAGAAATCAATCAGAGAAGTAGTCGATGGACAGCAAAGATTAGGAACTATTCTGGACTATCTTAAGGATGGATTTTCCGTATCCAGGGTGCATAACAAGGTATGTGGCGGGCTAGTCTTTAGTCAACTGCCTTTAAATATGCAAACAGAAATTCTTAAATATGAAATATCAGCCGATCTTTTAATAAATCTTCCTGATTCAGAAGTTCTGGAAATATTTGCCCGGTTAAATACTTATACGGCAGTATTAAGACCTCAAGAAAAGCTAAATGCCAAATATTTTGGTAATTTTAAGCAGTTAACTTATGAATTAGGTTTTAAGTTTGTAAATTTTTATACAGAAAATCAAATACTCACATTTGCGCAAGTATCTCGCATGGAAGAAGCTCAACTGACATCCGAATTATTGATAGCAATACTAGAAGGCATTCAATCAAGAAAAGTTATCGAGAATTACTACAAAAAATATGACAATAAAGTTCCTAACAAAGATCTAATAATGTCACGTTTCAGTCAGACAGTCGATCTAATAGGTGCCATATATAAAAATTCCCTAGCTAACTCAAACTTTGCTAGAGTGCAGATGTATTATTCCTTATTTTTGGCGCTCTATGATATTTTTTATAAAATACCCAAATCAAAATATCGAAAACTTAAGTATGAGGATTCAAAATTGCCGAAAATAAAAAGCGTCTTAGATGAAATAGATGCATTATGGGGATTAGAACAAATACCCCCTGAGGCGAATAAGTTTTTTGAGGCCACAAGAAGAGGTACTACAGATATTAAAGCAAGAACAATTAGGCATAATTATATTATGGACAAGCTAGTAGCTAGAGTTTAG